The genome window GAGGCCCTGGGCGAAGCCAGCGTCGGCCGCTTCCTGTCGGACCTAGCCACCGAGTCCCATGTGAGCGCCTCGACCCAGAACCAGGCTCTCAACGCCCTGATCTTCTTCTTCAAGGAGGTCCTCAGCAAGGAGATCGGTTTTCTCGACGGCGTGGTGCGGGCCAAAAGGCCGGTGCGCCTGCCCGTGGTCCTGACCAAGGACGAGGTGGGCGCCATCCTCGGGCGCATGAGCGGCACGCCGCAGTTGATGGCCATGCTGCTCTACGGGGCCGGCCTGCGCCTGATGGAATGCTGCACCCTGCGGGTCAAGGATGTGGACTTCGGCCAGAACGAGATCGTGGTCCGGGCGGGCAAAGGCAACAAGGATCGCCACACGATGCTGCCGCTCATGGCCAAGGAGCCTCTGCAGAAGCACCTCGCCGCAGTCCGGCTGCAGCACAACGAAGACCTGCGGCTGGGCCTGGGGCGGGTCGCCATGCCCAACGACCTCGACAAAAAGTACCCCAACGCGGGCAAGGAGTGGGCGTGGCAATGGGTGTTCCCGGCCACCAGCCACTACGAGGATGCGGCGACCGGAGAGAGGAGGAGGCACCATCTGCACGAGACCGTCCTGCAGAAGGCGTTCAAGGAAGCCCGCTTGAAATCAGGCGTATGCAAAGCGGCGGGCTGCCACACATTGCGGCATTCCTTCGCGACACACCTGCTGGAAGGCGGCTATGATATCAGGACGATCCAGGAACTCCTGGGGCACAGCGACGTGTCTACGACCATGGTGTATACCCACGTGCTGAACAAAGGCGGGCGAGGGGTGAAGAGTCCGGCTGACGACCTGAAGATTGCGGGGGGGAATCGCACTGGACTGACCGGCTAGGCCGTCCCTGTAGGACCGCATATCGCAGCTTGGGAATTATATTGAAAAACGCAATGGGATGAAGTAGACTTCGCAAAGAAGTATTTCCAATGCCAGGATATGATGTTCGGTGTAATCTGAGTTGGGCAGATTATCAGGAACAGCTTAAAGGGGAGGAAATATGCGGGGCGTAATAATGGCTCTCTTCATCACTGCCGGCCAGTTGGCGCAAGCCGCCCCATCTGAAAAGGCCGAACCACAATCGTCACACATCTATTCATGTGTTGGCTCGCATAGCACTTCTATTGCATGCAAACCGGGAAAACCATGTGTTGCTGAAGCAAGTAAAGATCCCTCGACGATGAAGATCATAGGCCCGGAGTCGGATGAGCCCATGATGATAGGCAACATGGGGAACTCGCCTCTCCTGCCTTACGCTTCCGATGATGGTGGTGTAATACTTCTGGAAAAATCGGACCTTGGTAACGTCATTTTCTGGCGATGGCTCAAAGAGAGCAAGCGTTTATTCCAAGTAAAGGCCTATAACCTGCTGGGGATTGATTACTCCGTTACCGTACTGTACGAATGCAAGCGGGTTACCGCGAAGTGAACGACTGCCCAACATCGGGCTCTACGGCCGCGCGCATGCGCGGAGCCCGGTCAGGTGGGCCAACGCCGCGCGCACATAGCGCGCGCCGTAGGCCCCAGCGTTCTGCGTACAGGTAACAAGGGATGAGCGTTCTTCTGCCAGAGCCGAAAGCCAGCGATGTGCGGCAATCTAAGAAGCTTGCGGCCCTAGTCTGCGCATTGTTCTTGCTCAGCCTTTGTCTCTACGGACTTTTCCATTATTGGCCAACACGGTTTCCTCACATGGAAGCAGCCGGTGAGATTTGCATGGGCGCAACTCTAATAGTGATTGGCTTAAGCTCGATTATTGAAGGAAAGGGTTTTAGTGGCGCAGGCATGCTCATTTCATTTTGGCCAGCGGCAATCGTCGATCAGGAGAGGAA of Elusimicrobiota bacterium contains these proteins:
- a CDS encoding integron integrase; protein product: MEPIRIRLGEPGRLIVLFPYSPERVEKIKTVPGKIWHKEQRYWSVPRYDKAVERLLQVFAGEQVLLGPGLGPSPAPAVSEVPQVPAGRIPVRPELSLAAAQDIHALVKVLRAAVRSRHYSPSTEAIYSSWAERFLRRNAGKPLEALGEASVGRFLSDLATESHVSASTQNQALNALIFFFKEVLSKEIGFLDGVVRAKRPVRLPVVLTKDEVGAILGRMSGTPQLMAMLLYGAGLRLMECCTLRVKDVDFGQNEIVVRAGKGNKDRHTMLPLMAKEPLQKHLAAVRLQHNEDLRLGLGRVAMPNDLDKKYPNAGKEWAWQWVFPATSHYEDAATGERRRHHLHETVLQKAFKEARLKSGVCKAAGCHTLRHSFATHLLEGGYDIRTIQELLGHSDVSTTMVYTHVLNKGGRGVKSPADDLKIAGGNRTGLTG